A single genomic interval of Eurosta solidaginis isolate ZX-2024a chromosome 3, ASM4086904v1, whole genome shotgun sequence harbors:
- the Tsp42Ei gene encoding tetraspanin-9 — MALAKATVKHLLLLLNFIFTLLGIVLVAFGIFVLITAAKNNVDHGENIAGGLIIVLGIAVVAIAIFGCLAAIHESKMKLAIYNISLIGLILLQLILAAMAMQNTKDGVTGSIHEGFEKLWQDELKAPGALAYYEDWLHCCGVNSTDDYHLIQHDIPRACCKDRNCQIVDNIYKEGCQNKFEEYLSGKLFMFGVVSWILIIAEFIGAILAWMLYNSVKNESRRNLRWM; from the exons CTGTGAAgcatttgttgttgcttttgaattttatatttacG TTGCTCGGCATAGTGTTAGTGGCTTTTGGAATTTTTGTACTCATCACTGCTGCCAAAAATAATGTCGATCATGGTGAAAATATTGCCGGTGGACTCATAATTGTATTGGGTATTGCGGTTGTGGCCATTGCAATATTCGGTTGTTTGGCAGCTATACATGAATCAAAAATGAAGTTAGCTATA TATAATATCAGCTTGATTGGCCTGATCTTGTTGCAACTCATTCTGGCCGCCATGGCAATGCAAAATACTAAAGATGGAGTGACCGGAAGTATACATGAAGGCTTCGAGAAGCTTTGGCAGGATGAATTGAAAGCGCCTGGAGCTTTGGCCTACTATGAAGATTGG TTACATTGCTGTGGTGTCAACAGCACCGATGATTATCATCTCATACAACATGACATACCGCGAGCGTGTTGCAAAGACCGTAATTGTCAAATTGTAGATAATATTTACAAAGAAGGGTGTCAAAATAAATTTGAGGAATATCTTTCTGGAAAATTGTTTATGTTTGGTGTTGTTAGTTGGATTTTGATAATTGCTGAG TTCATTGGCGCCATTTTAGCTTGGATGTTATATAATAGCGTGAAAAACGAGAGCAGGCGCAATTTACGTTGGATGTAA
- the Tsp42Ej gene encoding protein late bloomer isoform X1: MNSFSVPYTYVVNIFTSNMEAPFSSATLWKYVLLVLSCLITVVTMLLISCGVIALGSAGSVVGAYTAASVGFFAMFIAFVGAMAAVRQSLVLSWGFIVSTVFCIVLQTICMIIFGIFKDDFEIMATKRVQSIWDGRPGTLVEMDDMQMQYHCCGVNGAEDYLTEKKHKLPDSCCLWENCSNEDRISISATGCSDAAKIYFDNQSDNLVLIIVGLIALQVSGVIAAYYFTRSMGNLNQKREKIVITE, translated from the exons tgaACATCTTCACTAGCAATATGGAGGCACCCTTCTCATCGGCAACACTGTGGAAATATGTTCTATTGGTTTTGAGTTGTTTAATAACG GTTGTCACTATGCTTCTCATATCATGCGGTGTGATCGCTTTAGGTAGTGCCGGCTCCGTGGTCGGTGCTTATACGGCAGCATCCGTCGGTTTCTTTGCAATGTTTATAGCCTTTGTGGGTGCCATGGCTGCCGTGCGTCAGTCGTTAGTGCTGTCATGGGGG TTCATTGTATCCACAGTGTTTTGCATTGTTTTGCAAACCATTTGTATGATTATATTTGGTATTTTCAAAGATGACTTTGAAATCATGGCGACGAAACGCGTACAAAGCATTTGGGATGGCCGGCCAGGTACGCTAGTCGAAATGGATGATATGCAAATGCAG TATCACTGTTGTGGTGTAAATGGTGCTGAAGATTATTTGACTGAGAAGAAACATAAACTGCCCGATAGTTGTTGCCTCTGGGAAAATTGCTCCAATGAAGATCGTATATCTATTTCTGCCACTGGATGTAGCGATGCAGCAAAGATTTATTTCGATAATCAAAGCGATAATCTAGTCTTAATTATTGTGGGATTAATTGCGCTGCAG GTCTCCGGTGTAATTGCAGCGTACTATTTTACACGTAGCATGGGAAATCTCAACCAGAAACGTGAAAAAATCGTCATAACCGaataa
- the Tsp42Ej gene encoding tetraspanin-9 isoform X2, with amino-acid sequence MEAPFSSATLWKYVLLVLSCLITVVTMLLISCGVIALGSAGSVVGAYTAASVGFFAMFIAFVGAMAAVRQSLVLSWGFIVSTVFCIVLQTICMIIFGIFKDDFEIMATKRVQSIWDGRPGTLVEMDDMQMQYHCCGVNGAEDYLTEKKHKLPDSCCLWENCSNEDRISISATGCSDAAKIYFDNQSDNLVLIIVGLIALQVSGVIAAYYFTRSMGNLNQKREKIVITE; translated from the exons ATGGAGGCACCCTTCTCATCGGCAACACTGTGGAAATATGTTCTATTGGTTTTGAGTTGTTTAATAACG GTTGTCACTATGCTTCTCATATCATGCGGTGTGATCGCTTTAGGTAGTGCCGGCTCCGTGGTCGGTGCTTATACGGCAGCATCCGTCGGTTTCTTTGCAATGTTTATAGCCTTTGTGGGTGCCATGGCTGCCGTGCGTCAGTCGTTAGTGCTGTCATGGGGG TTCATTGTATCCACAGTGTTTTGCATTGTTTTGCAAACCATTTGTATGATTATATTTGGTATTTTCAAAGATGACTTTGAAATCATGGCGACGAAACGCGTACAAAGCATTTGGGATGGCCGGCCAGGTACGCTAGTCGAAATGGATGATATGCAAATGCAG TATCACTGTTGTGGTGTAAATGGTGCTGAAGATTATTTGACTGAGAAGAAACATAAACTGCCCGATAGTTGTTGCCTCTGGGAAAATTGCTCCAATGAAGATCGTATATCTATTTCTGCCACTGGATGTAGCGATGCAGCAAAGATTTATTTCGATAATCAAAGCGATAATCTAGTCTTAATTATTGTGGGATTAATTGCGCTGCAG GTCTCCGGTGTAATTGCAGCGTACTATTTTACACGTAGCATGGGAAATCTCAACCAGAAACGTGAAAAAATCGTCATAACCGaataa